One window of Dechloromonas sp. ZY10 genomic DNA carries:
- a CDS encoding diguanylate cyclase — protein sequence MPPLWQSISRHIVAPSQLNASQLFSLLTPAGRSLHLRRHAASVILARVQLIAALFAVLVPLCSIVDLLVFPSELAWQLVILRIASALLFVALAWPRELSAAHPYRQALLHLLGLLMIPPLFHLFAADALLGAGTTQAQRLVAQLYTYLPTIVLGGLAIFPLTALETLGLALPVIVTGLLGATSGQTLSLEQHGGTLWFMSMMLGVAVFSGMSQCHYMATLVLKAMHDPLTGAFTRQSGEEALNLLFRLNAMADKPLTLAFFDLDHFKSINDTWGHEAGDRCLQTLADRIRQGLRRSDLLVRWGGEEFIALLPDTPSDNVEILLRRLRASGLGTRPDGTALTASVGIAASSEDGITAWEQLVQRADQRMYAAKALGRDGVVTPAGDYHSLTPEP from the coding sequence GTGCCCCCTCTCTGGCAAAGCATTTCGCGCCACATCGTCGCCCCCTCGCAACTCAATGCCAGCCAGCTGTTCAGCCTGCTGACACCAGCCGGCCGGTCACTGCACCTGCGGCGCCACGCCGCGAGCGTGATTCTCGCCAGGGTGCAATTAATTGCCGCACTGTTTGCCGTCCTGGTCCCGCTCTGTTCGATCGTCGACCTGCTGGTTTTCCCGAGCGAGCTTGCCTGGCAACTGGTCATCCTCCGCATTGCCTCGGCACTGCTCTTCGTCGCCCTCGCGTGGCCCCGCGAGTTGTCCGCAGCCCATCCTTACCGGCAGGCACTGTTGCACCTGCTTGGGCTACTGATGATCCCGCCGCTCTTTCACCTGTTTGCTGCCGATGCCCTGCTGGGGGCTGGAACCACCCAGGCGCAACGCCTGGTCGCCCAGCTATATACCTACTTGCCCACCATTGTTCTCGGCGGCCTGGCCATTTTTCCGCTGACAGCCTTGGAGACCCTGGGGCTCGCCCTGCCTGTGATTGTCACCGGATTACTCGGTGCGACCAGTGGCCAGACCCTCAGCCTGGAACAACATGGCGGCACCCTCTGGTTCATGAGCATGATGCTTGGCGTAGCCGTTTTTTCCGGCATGAGCCAATGCCACTACATGGCAACGCTGGTTCTCAAGGCGATGCACGACCCGCTGACCGGTGCCTTCACCCGCCAGTCCGGGGAAGAAGCGCTCAATCTGCTGTTTCGTTTGAATGCCATGGCTGACAAGCCGCTGACCCTGGCCTTTTTTGACCTGGACCATTTCAAAAGCATCAATGACACCTGGGGGCATGAAGCGGGCGATCGCTGCCTGCAGACACTGGCTGACCGCATCCGTCAAGGCTTGCGGCGCAGCGACCTGCTGGTCCGCTGGGGAGGGGAGGAATTCATCGCTCTGTTACCCGACACCCCGAGCGACAATGTCGAAATCCTCCTGCGGCGCCTGCGCGCCAGCGGACTCGGAACTCGTCCGGACGGAACAGCCCTAACCGCATCGGTAGGGATTGCCGCCAGTAGCGAAGACGGAATCACCGCCTGGGAACAATTGGTCCAGCGTGCCGATCAGCGCATGTATGCAGCCAAGGCGCTAGGTCGCGACGGCGTGGTTACGCCAGCTGGCGACTATCACTCGCTCACCCCTGAGCCCTGA
- a CDS encoding YbaN family protein, protein MKRPVYRLLGICSVVLGVIGAFLPLLPTTPFLILAAYFFAHSHPEWEARLLAHPRVGPAIMAWRQRRAIPLVAKWMAGILLTISAVGGWWWLSPPLAYVPMAVGVVVFGWMLSRPNA, encoded by the coding sequence ATGAAGCGTCCGGTCTATCGACTGCTGGGAATCTGTTCGGTTGTGCTCGGCGTTATCGGCGCCTTTCTGCCCTTGCTGCCGACGACGCCTTTTCTCATCTTGGCCGCGTATTTTTTTGCCCATTCACATCCGGAATGGGAGGCGCGGCTCTTGGCTCATCCCCGAGTCGGTCCGGCCATCATGGCCTGGCGGCAGCGGCGGGCGATTCCGCTGGTGGCGAAATGGATGGCCGGAATCTTGCTGACAATCAGTGCGGTCGGCGGCTGGTGGTGGCTGTCGCCGCCACTGGCCTATGTGCCGATGGCCGTTGGCGTGGTGGTGTTCGGCTGGATGCTGAGCCGGCCGAATGCCTGA